The genomic region TTACCCTAAAATGCGCAACTTATGACAACCCCCATGGGAGTTGCATTGACAAGAAGATTTCTCTCCACACAAAACCGCCTAAACCAGACGGTTCAGACGGCCATATGTCCAAGCTTTTACTTGAAACTAAACTATGCGTTCTTCCGCACAAATTTGTGTGCGCCTCCAACTGCGATCACAAGACAAGCCATTGCTGCGGGTAGCAGCGTATGCACCTCTGATGCCATTCCTCCCAGCCATTCTCCTAACTTGGGATCTTTCATCACCATCTCACCTGCTGTGAAGGCCAGAATGCCTGAGCCGACGAATACCAGAATCGGAAATCGCTTCAACAAACCAACAATTAAACCACTCCCCCATACGACAATAGGGATACTGATTGCAATTCCGATGACGATCAGAGCCAGGTCTCCATCCGCCAATGCCGCTATGGCCAAGACATTGTCCAGACTCATTACAAAATCGGCAATCAGAATGGTTTGAATGGCTTTCCAGGTCGTGGATGCTTCTCGAATATGTACTTCATCCTCATTTTGAAGCAGCAGCTTCACTGCAATCCATAGTAACAGTAACCCACCTGCGGCCTGGATAAACGGAATTCCCAACAATAATACTGCTACGAAGGTTAGTACGCAGCGTAACACAACCGCACCAAAAGCCCCCCACCATACCGCCTTTTTCCGTTGTATCGGTGGCAGATCCTTGCTGGCAAGCGCAATAACAACCGCATTATCTCCACTCAATACCAGATTGATCATTAAAATTTCAGTTAACAGCCATAGTGTATCCATGTCCTCATCCCCCCACATTAACTTGTATGTCAGAGTTGTCCATGCTATTCTTAATGATTGAACCGTATATAAGGAGTGACATATCACATGGAGCTATTTAGTCCCACTTTCTGGCTGGCTTTGCTGAACGTTGTCTTTATTGATCTCATTCTGGCTGGAGACAATGCCATCGTCATTGGCCTTGCAGCTCGAAATTTGCACCCTTCCGTGCAGAAAAAGGCGATTCTATACGGAACGGGCGGCGCATTACTGATTCGAATTTTGGCAACGGTTGTTGTTTTATGGCTGCTTAAGGTGCCTTGGCTCTTGCTTGTTGGGGGCATACTTCTGATCTGGATTGCCTATAAATTATTGGCGGATCAGGGAGATGAACACAATGATATCCAGGCAGGTACTTCCCTGTGGACCGCTATTCGAACCATTGTAATCGCGGATGCAGCCATGGGACTCGATAACGTGATTGCAGTCGCCGGAGCTGCGCAGCAGCATCTTGTGCTTGTCATTCTCGGACTCCTGATCAGCGTACCGATTATCGTGTGGGGCAGCACCTTGTTTATCAAGCTGATCAATCATTTCCCTTGGATCATCTATGTCGGAGCCATCGTTCTCGGGTATACAGCTTCCAATATGATCACTGAGGAGCAGCGACTTTTGCCTTACTTTACTGAACATCCGGCATTGCGCATTCTCTTCATCGTTGTCGTTATTGCAGGCGTAGTCTTTGCTGGTTATCGCAAACGCTCCAGTAGCTCCAGCAACAAGGGATCTGGCGGGGAGCAGCAGCGCTCTTACTCATAGGAATCTAATCTTAAAATGTCTTCTGAATACAGCAAAGGACTGAACGATATTTCATCGTACAGTCCTTTTTTTGCAGTTTACATAGCCCTTATTATGTCATTCATGCTAATTTTTATTAAGTTAGAACCAATCATCCTTCAACCCATTATCTCCTGCCTGATTCGATAAAATGGAAGTTTCACCGGCATGCAGTGTGATCGTTTCTGTCTGCTCTACCGCCTGATCCAGCCATTCCGGCAACAGGCTCATTGTCGATTCAATTTTATCCACAATCCGAAGATTTGGATTGGTTGAAGGCGACTTTGGCACGAAGAGAGTGCAGCAATCCTCATATGGCAAAATAGATATGTCATACGTTCCAATCTGTTTGGACAGAGTGATGATCTCCTGTTTGTCCATCATAACCAGTGGCCGTAGCAGCGGCAGATCCGTCGCACGACCAATGACATTCATACTCGGAAGCGTCTGACTCGCTACTTGACCCAGGCTATCTCCAGTAATCAGTGCCAGTGCACGTTCACGCTCGGCAAGTTTGGAGGCAATTCGCAGCATTGAACGTCTCATCAAGGTAATAATCAGGTTATCCTGACCCAGTTGAGTAAATGCCGTTTGAATCTCTGTAAATGGAACCAGATGCAACTTGATTGTTCCTGCATGATCAGCAAGGGCACGCGCCAAATCAATGACTTTCTCTTTAGCACGCTCGCTTGTGAACGGGTAACTGTAGAAATGCACACATTCCACTTCAAGTCCACGGCGCATGGAAGACCAGGCTGCAACGGGACTATCTATTCCACCTGACAGCAGTACCATCGCTTTTCCATTCGTACCCAGCGGAAATCCACCTACTGCCGGAATGGTTTCGTTGAAAATATAGGTGCCCTGATCCCGAATTTCCACTCGCAGTTCAATATCAGGTTGACGAACATCAACACTTAATTGCTGAAACTTCCGTAGGATTGGGGAACCAACCAGATGATTCATTTCATGGGAAGAGTTCGGGTACTCTTTCCATACCCGCCTTACATTTACCTTAAATGTGGTGCCTTCTTTGAATTCGTCTTGCCTTTCGTCCATAAACGCAACTGCTGTTTTCACAATCTCATCTAGCTCGGATGGAGTAACTTTAACCGGACTAATCGACATTACACCGAAGACCCGCTTCAGCACCTTAATCAGTTCAGTATGTGATTCACCGCCAAGATCCACATAGACACGGCCATATTCTTTGCGAAGGCTCGCTCCTGGATAAGGTTTAAGCAAAGCCTTCACCTGTGTAATGATCGTTTTTTCAAATCGGGCACGATTCTTGCCTTTTAACATAAACTCTCCGAAACGGAGAAGCAGCATATCATATTTCATATCCATTACATCCGCCTTTCGAGGGGCCGCAACTGCGCCACCATCTGATGTAGAGCCTGTTCAAGCAAGGCTACATCTTTTTCTGTATGTTCATCTCCAAGACTAATACGCAATCCCCCACCAGCACAAGCTGCATCTCTGCCCATCGCAAGTAGAGCCCGACTCGGTTCAGCCGAACGTGAAGAACAGGCAGATTGGGTCGATATGGTTACGCCAAGTTGCTCCAAGGTATGCAGCGCCACTTCTGCCTTCATCCCAGGATAGGAGAAGTGCACAATATGAGGCGCCCCCTCTAAGGAACTGTTCAATTCAAATTCAGGAATGGAATGTACCGTTTCCATCAATCGATCACGAAGCACCGTTGTACGTCGAGCAAAGTCAACCTGATCCTCTGCGGCCATTCGCATGGCCTTTGCCATGCCTACCAGCAAAGCCACGTTCTCTGTGCCTGCTCTTAGGCCCTGCTCCTGTGCCCCCCCTGACAATAGTGGCGTAAGCTCCACTCCACTTCGCACATACAGGAGGCCTGCTCCCTTCGGTCCACGGATCTTGTGAGCAGACAGACTGTACAGATCTGCACCCCAAGCGGCAGGTGTAGCCTTCATTTTCCCAAAGCCCTGAACACCATCCACATGGAAAAGCACGCGTGGTGCTTTCTTTTTGAGCTGTTTGCCGATCTCTGCAATCGGATGGATGGCACCTGTTTCATTGTTAACATGCATCAGACTCACAAGCACCGTATCCGGTCTGATCGCGTCTACAACCTGCCGAGCGTCTACCACACCATCAGAATTGACAGGAATTAGCGTCACGTCCCATCCCCACTGCTGCAATTGCATAAAACTTTCATACACCGAAGCATGCTCGGTAGCCGTTGTTATGATGTGTCTGCCTCGTGACTGATAACGTAATGCCGCACCTTTTATTGCGAGATTATTACTCTCGGTCGCACCGGAAGTAAATACAATCTCTTCAGGCTTAACACCTAATGCCGTAGCACATCCGGATCGAGCACGACGCAACAATTGATCGGCACGCTCTCCATACCCGTGAATGGAAGACGGATTTCCGAATTGTGTTTCCATAATTTCGGCCATCGTACGAATTACATCAGGATGGGGAGGTGTCGTTGCAGCATAATCAAAATATTTCAATGAGGTTAGACCTCCCTTATCTCTTCGTTCATAAACCTACAGTGAGCATTGTAACACGATACCCATACAACACAAAAAGACCAACCGGGAACAGGCGTTTCAAGCGCTACTGCTCCCACATTTGATCTCATCCTGCAATGATGTGTTAACGCAAATGTCTTTCTGTAAATCTAGATCACATATTTCAACTGTGCCTTCTCTACTTTGGAGATATAATTCTGAGTTTCTGAAGGCAGACGATTAAGTGCACTCATCAGTTCACTATCACTAGACACGCCCAGACGTGAGACACGACCCGGTCCTGCATTATATGCAGCAAGTGCCATCTTCACTTCTCCACCGAAACGCTGGAGCTGAAGGGAAAGATACTTCGTACCCGCATCAATGTTCTGGGCAGGGTCAAATGAATTACTCACACCCAGCCCTGCAGCCGTGCCATCCATTAATTGCATAAGCCCCTTGGCACCTGCGGAGGACACTATATTCGGGTTGAAGTTGGATTCTGTGTCAATAACGGCCTTGATCAATGATTCAGGGACACCATACTTGGCACTTGCCTTTGCAATCAAAGATTCATAATCCGTAGGTACAGATGCACCAGAATCCACAATTCCTGTATTGGATGAAGATAATAAAGACTCAACGATGTTATTGGAGACAGAGGAGGATCCTGCCGTATTTATATCCGGATTGTACGTGCTTCCGAGTTGCAGCCACAACAGGCCATCACTGGATCTTTTGGAGACCGTAGCGGTGGAATCTGTATTGCTCGTCGAATTGGCACCCGTACCTAACAGCCCGTCCATCACATTGGCGAAATCCACTGTTGAACCAGCATCCGATTGTGATGCACTGGTTTGGTTATTCACATTGGACAATTGCAGTTCCAACAACTGCCGCGATCCGCTTGGATCAATCTGCATGAGTTATACCCACTCCCGTATAATTAAGCGTATTATGACCTTATTCTACATCCTTTTACAGCAAGGTTCCATTGTTTTCAAAAAAATATATGAATCTTCCCACTTAACCTGCGCATATACGAAAGAAACCTTCTGTTATTCACCGCATTTGGGTGAGAACAGAAGGCTTTTGAATAAATCATTTTACAATTTAGCGAGCGAATGGAATCATGAAAAAATAACTCAGCGTAGCTACAATACCCAGTCCAATGGACCAAGCTCCCGCTGTCTTACGACCATTCACATAAGCATAGTAACCCAGTACGGCTGCGGCCGGTCCAAGTACAATTGACCACATGAACAAGGACGCGATACCGAAGGCAAGTCCCATATAACCCGCCACCTTACCTGTTGATTCCATGACCCGGTCAGCCTCATGCTTCTCAGGTACAGGCTCTGCCCGTTCGGTACCTCCAGTTCTTACAACAGTCGGAGGAGCGACCTCTGCCCCGTATTCTTCCCG from Paenibacillus sp. FSL R5-0341 harbors:
- a CDS encoding TerC family protein, with product MDTLWLLTEILMINLVLSGDNAVVIALASKDLPPIQRKKAVWWGAFGAVVLRCVLTFVAVLLLGIPFIQAAGGLLLLWIAVKLLLQNEDEVHIREASTTWKAIQTILIADFVMSLDNVLAIAALADGDLALIVIGIAISIPIVVWGSGLIVGLLKRFPILVFVGSGILAFTAGEMVMKDPKLGEWLGGMASEVHTLLPAAMACLVIAVGGAHKFVRKNA
- a CDS encoding TerC family protein produces the protein MELFSPTFWLALLNVVFIDLILAGDNAIVIGLAARNLHPSVQKKAILYGTGGALLIRILATVVVLWLLKVPWLLLVGGILLIWIAYKLLADQGDEHNDIQAGTSLWTAIRTIVIADAAMGLDNVIAVAGAAQQHLVLVILGLLISVPIIVWGSTLFIKLINHFPWIIYVGAIVLGYTASNMITEEQRLLPYFTEHPALRILFIVVVIAGVVFAGYRKRSSSSSNKGSGGEQQRSYS
- the thiI gene encoding tRNA uracil 4-sulfurtransferase ThiI, producing the protein MKYDMLLLRFGEFMLKGKNRARFEKTIITQVKALLKPYPGASLRKEYGRVYVDLGGESHTELIKVLKRVFGVMSISPVKVTPSELDEIVKTAVAFMDERQDEFKEGTTFKVNVRRVWKEYPNSSHEMNHLVGSPILRKFQQLSVDVRQPDIELRVEIRDQGTYIFNETIPAVGGFPLGTNGKAMVLLSGGIDSPVAAWSSMRRGLEVECVHFYSYPFTSERAKEKVIDLARALADHAGTIKLHLVPFTEIQTAFTQLGQDNLIITLMRRSMLRIASKLAERERALALITGDSLGQVASQTLPSMNVIGRATDLPLLRPLVMMDKQEIITLSKQIGTYDISILPYEDCCTLFVPKSPSTNPNLRIVDKIESTMSLLPEWLDQAVEQTETITLHAGETSILSNQAGDNGLKDDWF
- a CDS encoding cysteine desulfurase family protein, giving the protein MKYFDYAATTPPHPDVIRTMAEIMETQFGNPSSIHGYGERADQLLRRARSGCATALGVKPEEIVFTSGATESNNLAIKGAALRYQSRGRHIITTATEHASVYESFMQLQQWGWDVTLIPVNSDGVVDARQVVDAIRPDTVLVSLMHVNNETGAIHPIAEIGKQLKKKAPRVLFHVDGVQGFGKMKATPAAWGADLYSLSAHKIRGPKGAGLLYVRSGVELTPLLSGGAQEQGLRAGTENVALLVGMAKAMRMAAEDQVDFARRTTVLRDRLMETVHSIPEFELNSSLEGAPHIVHFSYPGMKAEVALHTLEQLGVTISTQSACSSRSAEPSRALLAMGRDAACAGGGLRISLGDEHTEKDVALLEQALHQMVAQLRPLERRM
- a CDS encoding lytic transglycosylase domain-containing protein — encoded protein: MQIDPSGSRQLLELQLSNVNNQTSASQSDAGSTVDFANVMDGLLGTGANSTSNTDSTATVSKRSSDGLLWLQLGSTYNPDINTAGSSSVSNNIVESLLSSSNTGIVDSGASVPTDYESLIAKASAKYGVPESLIKAVIDTESNFNPNIVSSAGAKGLMQLMDGTAAGLGVSNSFDPAQNIDAGTKYLSLQLQRFGGEVKMALAAYNAGPGRVSRLGVSSDSELMSALNRLPSETQNYISKVEKAQLKYVI